The proteins below come from a single Crossiella sp. CA-258035 genomic window:
- a CDS encoding glycosyltransferase family 2 protein — protein MSDHDDVWVVVPVYNEDKVIAEVVENTRKTFPNIVCVDDGSADRSAEEIARTGAHLVRHPVNLGQGAALQTGLSYALGRPGAKYFITFDADGQHRVEDALAMIAEVKSGSCDVALGSRFLNKAVTVPWIKRVVLRTVVALSPKARKLQLTDAHNGLRVFSRPVVERLRISMNGMAHASEIVSFLSVANVRVKEVPVTILYTEYSMSKGQSLVNGVNILFDLSVKQRGN, from the coding sequence ATGTCTGACCACGACGACGTCTGGGTGGTCGTACCCGTCTACAACGAAGACAAGGTCATCGCCGAGGTAGTCGAGAACACCAGGAAGACCTTCCCCAACATCGTCTGCGTGGACGACGGGAGCGCCGACCGGTCCGCCGAGGAGATCGCCCGCACGGGCGCGCACCTCGTCCGGCACCCGGTGAACCTCGGGCAGGGCGCGGCCCTGCAGACCGGGCTGTCGTACGCGCTGGGCAGGCCGGGAGCGAAGTACTTCATCACCTTCGACGCCGACGGTCAGCACCGCGTGGAAGACGCGCTGGCCATGATCGCCGAGGTCAAGTCGGGCAGCTGCGATGTCGCGCTCGGTTCCCGCTTCCTCAACAAGGCGGTCACCGTCCCGTGGATCAAGCGGGTGGTGCTGCGCACGGTGGTCGCGCTGAGCCCGAAGGCACGAAAGCTGCAGCTCACCGACGCGCACAACGGCCTGCGGGTGTTCAGCCGCCCGGTGGTCGAGCGCCTGCGCATCTCCATGAACGGCATGGCGCACGCCTCGGAGATCGTCTCGTTCCTCTCCGTGGCCAACGTCCGGGTCAAGGAGGTGCCGGTGACGATCCTCTACACCGAGTACTCCATGTCCAAGGGACAGTCCCTGGTCAATGGGGTCAACATCCTGTTCGACCTCTCGGTCAAGCAGCGGGGGAACTAG
- the lhgO gene encoding L-2-hydroxyglutarate oxidase, with amino-acid sequence MAHIAVVGGGIVGLAVAHELAVRGQRITLLEKENGFARHQTGRNSGVVHAGLYYAPGSFKARMCVAGNTSMVAFAKEHGVAVEVCGKLVLATEEAELPRLRVLHERAAANGVPARLLSPAQAAEYEPAARCVAALRVKSTGIIDYPGVCAALVRLLAERGADLRTGAEVRAVHPRPEGVLLVTGGDEVRADAVVNCAGLHSDRIARLAGRRPSARIVPFRGEYHELRPQARHLVRGLIYPVPDPRFPFLGVHLTRMLDGGVHAGPNAVLALRREGYRWRDLSPRDLADTLRFPGFWRLARKHTRTGAQEMLRSFSKRRFAASLARLVPEVTAADLVPAEAGVRAQALRPDGGLVEDFLIDRAPRQVHVLNAPSPAATSALEIGRHVADEVAAVLP; translated from the coding sequence ATGGCACACATCGCGGTGGTCGGCGGCGGCATCGTGGGGCTGGCCGTGGCGCACGAGCTGGCCGTCCGGGGACAGCGGATCACCTTGCTGGAGAAGGAGAACGGCTTCGCCCGGCACCAGACCGGGCGCAACAGCGGGGTGGTGCACGCCGGGCTGTACTACGCGCCAGGCAGCTTCAAGGCCCGGATGTGCGTGGCGGGCAACACATCCATGGTCGCCTTCGCCAAGGAGCACGGGGTGGCGGTCGAGGTGTGCGGCAAGCTGGTGCTGGCCACCGAGGAGGCGGAGCTGCCCCGGTTGCGCGTGCTGCACGAGCGGGCGGCCGCGAACGGGGTGCCTGCCCGGCTGCTGAGTCCGGCGCAGGCCGCGGAGTACGAGCCGGCGGCGCGCTGCGTGGCCGCGCTGCGGGTGAAGTCCACCGGGATCATCGACTACCCGGGGGTGTGCGCGGCGCTGGTCCGGCTGCTCGCCGAGCGCGGGGCCGACCTGCGCACCGGGGCCGAGGTGCGCGCGGTGCACCCGAGGCCGGAGGGCGTGCTGCTGGTGACCGGTGGCGACGAGGTGCGGGCGGACGCGGTGGTCAACTGCGCGGGCCTGCACAGCGACCGGATCGCCCGGCTGGCCGGACGGCGCCCGTCGGCCCGGATCGTGCCCTTCCGCGGCGAGTACCACGAGCTGCGGCCACAGGCCCGGCACCTGGTGCGCGGCCTGATCTACCCGGTGCCCGACCCCCGGTTCCCGTTCCTGGGCGTGCACCTGACCCGGATGCTCGACGGCGGCGTGCACGCGGGCCCCAACGCGGTGCTCGCGCTGCGCAGGGAGGGCTACCGGTGGCGCGACCTGTCACCAAGGGACCTGGCCGACACGCTGCGGTTTCCCGGTTTCTGGCGGCTGGCCCGCAAGCACACGCGCACCGGCGCGCAGGAGATGCTGCGCTCGTTCTCCAAGCGCCGTTTCGCGGCCAGCCTGGCCCGGCTGGTGCCTGAGGTGACCGCCGCCGACCTGGTGCCGGCCGAGGCCGGGGTGCGCGCGCAGGCGCTGCGCCCGGACGGCGGGCTGGTCGAGGACTTCCTGATCGACCGCGCGCCCCGGCAGGTGCACGTGCTGAACGCGCCCTCCCCGGCCGCGACCAGCGCGCTGGAGATCGGCCGCCACGTCGCGGACGAGGTGGCGGCCGTGCTCCCGTGA
- a CDS encoding DUF2304 domain-containing protein, giving the protein MLIIQLVLLFSVVILLFFFTRRRHSVRMQAGKRIAFFGFIAFCVYAVARPDDLTVIAQLVGVGRGADLLLYLLAVAFIFLAFNTYLRFRGIDQRFTDLARAIAIREAELVNRERGLNVFTAAVAPQPVLEPEDTDPTVAETEAAESTAVEKPAGSTTAGSEAKISSVTA; this is encoded by the coding sequence ATGCTCATCATCCAGCTCGTCCTCCTATTCTCCGTGGTCATCCTGCTGTTCTTCTTCACCCGGCGCAGGCACAGCGTGCGGATGCAGGCGGGCAAGCGGATCGCGTTCTTCGGCTTCATCGCCTTCTGCGTGTACGCGGTGGCCCGGCCGGACGACCTCACCGTGATCGCCCAGCTGGTCGGGGTCGGCCGGGGCGCCGACCTGCTGCTGTACCTGCTGGCGGTGGCGTTCATCTTCCTGGCGTTCAACACCTACCTGCGTTTCCGCGGGATCGACCAGCGCTTCACCGACCTGGCCCGCGCCATCGCCATCCGCGAGGCCGAGCTGGTCAACCGGGAGCGCGGGCTGAACGTGTTCACCGCCGCGGTCGCCCCGCAGCCGGTGCTCGAGCCGGAGGACACCGATCCGACGGTCGCCGAGACCGAGGCCGCCGAGTCCACCGCCGTGGAGAAGCCCGCCGGGTCCACCACGGCCGGGTCCGAAGCCAAGATCAGCTCGGTCACCGCCTGA